GATCACCGGAAATCTGCCGTTTGGGGTGGGCGCAGAACGTCCCGAGGAGGTGACCCGCATGGGCGCCTATGCCCAGGCGCAGGCGGATCGGTCGGAAGAAAACCGCTCCGTAATCATCGACGCCCTGATGGCCCGGCGTTCGGTGCTGCTGCCGGGTTCGCCTTACGATTCGGTCGCGAGGTCCGTCCTCGACGCCTCGTCACGCACGGCCGAGGCTGAATTGCAGCAGGCTCGTCTTCGCTCGCGCGCGGCGGACAAGAACTGGCTGCCGTCGCTCGGACCGAACCTGAGCCTTGCCAACTTCTCGTCCTTCATCGCGACGCTGGTGATCGACCAGGTGATCTTCGACAACGGCCGCAAGAAGGCCGAACGCGAATTCGCCCGGGCCGATGTGGAAGCCGCTGCCGTGAATCTCGCGCAGGACCAGAACGACCGGGTGCATACGGCGCTGGTCCTTTATCTCACGGTTGAGGAAGAACGAGACCGCGCCCGCGTGGCCGAGGCCGGGCTTGGCCGGATGCGCGTACTGGAGCGGAACATGACCGCCCGGGTCGAGGGGGGGCTGGCCGACCTGTCCGAACTCGCGGTCATCCGGGCCAAGGTCGCCGAACTCGAAGCAAGCGCCGAAGCCGCGACGCGAAAGGCCGCCAGTGCA
The Maritimibacter sp. DP1N21-5 DNA segment above includes these coding regions:
- a CDS encoding TolC family protein codes for the protein MAILAMALSGCMSDEITGNLPFGVGAERPEEVTRMGAYAQAQADRSEENRSVIIDALMARRSVLLPGSPYDSVARSVLDASSRTAEAELQQARLRSRAADKNWLPSLGPNLSLANFSSFIATLVIDQVIFDNGRKKAEREFARADVEAAAVNLAQDQNDRVHTALVLYLTVEEERDRARVAEAGLGRMRVLERNMTARVEGGLADLSELAVIRAKVAELEASAEAATRKAASAEAELAAMSARPLDEVHGLSSVALPSGVTPLALHLAEAEMKRDMAQAAIARAGLLPGLSAGGAISNQGTSGPDLQLSSDSGFGFSTPENLRAVEASKEASTRRVDEVREEVNRKLAALAAERDGMAANARRSAELATQSEANATLFQRQFEAGTRSVTELANVIETATRLADDAIQARYQSARIDVELARTLGVLADGAAM